The Homo sapiens chromosome 5, GRCh38.p14 Primary Assembly genome includes a window with the following:
- the DOK3 gene encoding docking protein 3 isoform X2 — MDPLETPIKDGILYQQHVKFGKKCWRKVWALLYAGGPSGVARLESWEVRDGGLGAAGDRSAGPGRRGERRVIRLADCVSVLPADGESCPRDTGAFLLTTTERSHLLAAQHRQAWMGPICQLAFPGTGEASSGSTDAQSPKRGLVPMEENSIYSSWQEVGEFPVVVQRTEAATRCQLKGPALLVLGPDAIQLREAKGTQALYSWPYHFLRKFGSDKILLGTPGVSLLICKGERTDDVSGIILDESLLRAYSVPGAGGHSRVQDSLGPVLREPTFQGERSFLKTSMLRSLLCSCSWRHPRSQPRTQASCLQGSDCPAPHRNSTSAAHTLGTS, encoded by the exons ATGGACCCTCTGGAGACCCCTATCAAGGATGGCATCCTCTACCAGCAGCATGTCAAGTTTGGCAAG AAGTGCTGGCGGAAGGTGTGGGCTCTGCTGTATGCAGGAGGCCCATCAGGCGTGGCACGGCTGGAGAGCTGGGAGGTCCGGGATGGTGGCCTGGGAGCAGCGGGTGACAGGTCGGCAGGGCCTGGCCGGCGAGGGGAGCGACGGGTCATCCGCCTGGCTGACTGTGTGTCCGTGCTGCCGGCTGACGGCGAGAGCTGCCCCCGGGACACCGGTGCCTTCCTGCTCACCACCACCGAGCGAAGCCATCTACTGGCTGCTCAGCACCGCCAGGCCTGGATGGGCCCCATCTGCCAGCTGGCCTTCCCG GGGACAGGGGAGGCCTCCTCAGGATCCACAGATGCCCAGTCTCCCAAGAGGGGCCTGGTCCCCATGGAGGAAAACTCCATCTACTCCTCCTGGCAGGAAG TGGGCGAGTTTCCCGTGGTGGTGCAGAGGACTGAGGCCGCCACCCGCTGCCAGCTGAAGGGGCCGGCCCTGCTGGTGCTGGGCCCAGACGCCATCCAGCTGAGGGAGGCCAAGGGCACCCAGGCCCTCTACAGCTGGCCCTACCACTTCCTGCGCAAGTTCGGCTCCGACAAG ATACTTCTGGGAACCCCAGGcgtcagtctcctcatctgtaaaggagAGAGAACCGATGACGTATCAGGCATAATCCTTGATGAGAGTTTGCTGCGTGCCTACTCAGTGCCAGGCGCTGGGGGACACAGCCGTGTTCAGGACAGCCTTGGTCCTGTTCTCCGGGAGCCGACATTCCAGGGGGAGAGAAGTTTCCTGAAGACTTCCATGCTGCGTTCCCTCCTCTGCTCCTGCTCCTGGCGCCATCCTAGGAGCCAGCCACGCACGCAAGCGTCATGCCTCCAGGGCTCTGACTGCCCAGCCCCTCACCGCAACTCCACCTCAGCTGCACACACCCTTGGCACATCCTGA
- the DOK3 gene encoding docking protein 3 isoform 1 (isoform 1 is encoded by transcript variant 1), with translation MDPLETPIKDGILYQQHVKFGKKCWRKVWALLYAGGPSGVARLESWEVRDGGLGAAGDRSAGPGRRGERRVIRLADCVSVLPADGESCPRDTGAFLLTTTERSHLLAAQHRQAWMGPICQLAFPGTGEASSGSTDAQSPKRGLVPMEENSIYSSWQEVGEFPVVVQRTEAATRCQLKGPALLVLGPDAIQLREAKGTQALYSWPYHFLRKFGSDKGVFSFEAGRRCHSGEGLFAFSTPCAPDLCRAVAGAIARQRERLPELTRPQPCPLPRATSLPSLDTPGELREMPPGPEPPTSRKMHLAEPGPQSLPLLLGPEPNDLASGLYASVCKRASGPPGNEHLYENLCVLEASPTLHGGEPEPHEGPGSRSPTTSPIYHNGQDLSWPGPANDSTLEAQYRRLLELDQVEGTGRPDPQAGFKAKLVTLLSRERRKGPAPCDRP, from the exons ATGGACCCTCTGGAGACCCCTATCAAGGATGGCATCCTCTACCAGCAGCATGTCAAGTTTGGCAAG AAGTGCTGGCGGAAGGTGTGGGCTCTGCTGTATGCAGGAGGCCCATCAGGCGTGGCACGGCTGGAGAGCTGGGAGGTCCGGGATGGTGGCCTGGGAGCAGCGGGTGACAGGTCGGCAGGGCCTGGCCGGCGAGGGGAGCGACGGGTCATCCGCCTGGCTGACTGTGTGTCCGTGCTGCCGGCTGACGGCGAGAGCTGCCCCCGGGACACCGGTGCCTTCCTGCTCACCACCACCGAGCGAAGCCATCTACTGGCTGCTCAGCACCGCCAGGCCTGGATGGGCCCCATCTGCCAGCTGGCCTTCCCG GGGACAGGGGAGGCCTCCTCAGGATCCACAGATGCCCAGTCTCCCAAGAGGGGCCTGGTCCCCATGGAGGAAAACTCCATCTACTCCTCCTGGCAGGAAG TGGGCGAGTTTCCCGTGGTGGTGCAGAGGACTGAGGCCGCCACCCGCTGCCAGCTGAAGGGGCCGGCCCTGCTGGTGCTGGGCCCAGACGCCATCCAGCTGAGGGAGGCCAAGGGCACCCAGGCCCTCTACAGCTGGCCCTACCACTTCCTGCGCAAGTTCGGCTCCGACAAG GGCGTGTTCTCCTTTGAGGCCGGCCGTCGCTGCCACTCGGGTGAGGGCCTCTTTGCCTTCAGCACCCCCTGTGCCCCTGACCTGTGCAGGGCTGTGGCCGGGGCCATCGCCCGCCAGCGGGAGCGGCTGCCAGAGCTGACcaggccccagccctgccccctgcCACGGGCCacctctctgccctccctggACACCCCCGGAGAGCTTCGGGAGATGCCACCAGGACCTGAGCCACCCACGTCCAGGAAAATGCACCTGGCCGAGCCCGGACCCCAGAGCCTGCCGCTACTGCTAGGCCCGGAGCCCAACGATCTGGCGTCCGGGCTCTACGCTTCAGTGTGCAAGCGTGCCAGTGGGCCCCCAGGCAATGAGCACCTCTATGAGAACCTGTGTGTGCTGGAGGCCAGCCCCACGCTGCACGGTGGGGAACCTGAGCCGCACGAGGGCCCCGGCAGCCGCAGCCCCACAACCAGTCCCATCTACCACAACGGCCAGGACTTGAGCTGGCCCGGCCCGGCCAACGACAGTACCCTGGAGGCCCAGTACCGGCGGCTGCTGGAGCTGGATCAGGTGGAGGGCACAGGCCGCCCTGACCCTCAGGCAGGTTTCAAGGCCAAGCTGGTGACCCTGCTGAGTCGTGAGCGGAGGAAGGGCCCAGCCCCTTGTGACCGGCCCTGA
- the DDX41 gene encoding probable ATP-dependent RNA helicase DDX41 isoform 2 (isoform 2 is encoded by transcript variant 3), protein MSVKEMAKGITYDDPIKTSWTPPRYVLSMSEERHERVRKKYHILVEGDGIPPPIKSFKEMKFPAAILRGLKKKGIHHPTPIQIQGIPTILSGRDMIGIAFTGSGKTLVFTLPVIMFCLEQEKRLPFSKREGPYGLIICPSRELARQTHGILEYYCRLLQEDSSPLLRCALCIGGMSVKEQMETIRHGVHMMVATPGRLMDLLQKKMVSLDICRYLALDEADRMIDMGFEGDIRTIFSYFKGQRQTLLFSATMPKKIQNFAKSALVKPVTINVGRAGAASLDVIQEVEYVKEEAKMVYLLECLQKTPPPVLIFAEKKADVDAIHEYLLLKGVEAVAIHGGKDQEERTKAIEAFREGKKDVLVATDVASKGLDFPAIQHVINYDMPEEIENYVHRIGRTGRSGNTGIATTFINKACDESVLMDLKALLLEAKQKVPPVLQVLHCGDESMLDIGGERGCAFCGGLGHRITDCPKLEAMQTKQVSNIGRKDYLAHSSMDF, encoded by the exons ATGTCAGTGAAGGAGATGGCTAAGGGCATTACGTATGATGACCCCATCAAAACCAG CTGGACTCCACCCCGTTATGTTCTGAGCATGTCTGAAGAGCGACATGAGCGCGTGCGGAAGAAATACCACATCCTGGTGGAGGGAGACGGTATCCCACCACCCATCAAGAGCTTCAAGGAAATGAAGTTTCCTGCAG CCATCCTGAGAGGCCTGAAGAAGAAAGGCATTCACCACCCAACACCCATTCAGATCCAGGGCATCCCCACCAT TCTATCTGGCCGTGACATGATAGGCATCGCTTTCACGGGTTCAGGCAAGACACTGGTGTTCACGTTGCCCGTCATCATGTTCTGCCTGGAACAAGAGAAGAGGTTACCCTTCTCAAAGCGCGAGGGGCCCTATGGACTCATCATCTGCCCCTCG CGGGAGCTGGCCCGGCAGACCCATGGCATCCTGGAGTACTACTGCCGCCTGCTGCAGGAGGACAGCTCACCACTCCTGCGCTGCGCCCTCTGCATTGGGGGCATGTCCGTGAAAGAGCAGATGGAGACCATCCGACA CGGTGTACACATGATGGTGGCCACCCCGGGGCGCCTCATGGATTTGCTGCAGAAGAAGATGGTCAGCCTAGACATCTGTCGCTACCTGGCCCTGGACGAGGCTGACCGCATGATCGACATGGGCTTCGAGGGTGACATCCGTACCATCTTCTCCTACTTCAAG GGCCAGCGACAGACCCTGCTCTTCAGTGCCACCATGCCGAAGAAGATTCAGAACTTTGCTAAGAGTGCCCTTGTAAAGCCTGTGACCATCAATGTGGGGCGCGCTGGGGCTGCCAGCCTGGATGTCATCCAG GAGGTAGAATATGTGAAGGAGGAGGCCAAGATGGTGTACCTGCTCGAGTGCCTGCAGAAGACACCCCCGCCT GTACTCATCTTTGCAGAGAAGAAGGCAGACGTGGACGCCATCCACGAGTACCTGCTGCTCAAGGGGGTTGAGGCCGTAGCCATCCATGGGGGCAAAG ACCAGGAGGAACGGACTAAGGCCATCGAGGCATTCCGGGAGGGCAAGAAGGATGTCCTAGTAGCCACAGACGTTGCCTCCAAGGGCCTGGACTTCCCTGCCATCCAGCACGTCATCAATTATGACATGCCAGAGGAGATTGAGAACTATG TACACCGGATTGGCCGCACCGGGCGCTCGGGAAACACAGGCATCGCCACTACCTTCATCAACAAAGCGTGTG ATGAGTCAGTGCTGATGGACCTCAAAGCGCTGCTGctagaagccaagcagaaggTGCCGCCCGTGCTGCAGGTGCTGCATTGCGGGGATGAGTCCATGCTGGACATTGGAG GAGAGCGCGGCTGTGCCTTCTGCGGGGGCCTGGGTCATCGGATCACTGACTGCCCCAAACTCGAGGCTATGCAGACCAAGCAGGTCAGCAACATCGGTCGCAAGGACTACCTGGCCCACAGCTCCATGGACTTCTGA
- the DOK3 gene encoding docking protein 3 isoform X1: MDPLETPIKDGILYQQHVKFGKGTGEASSGSTDAQSPKRGLVPMEENSIYSSWQEVGEFPVVVQRTEAATRCQLKGPALLVLGPDAIQLREAKGTQALYSWPYHFLRKFGSDKGVFSFEAGRRCHSGEGLFAFSTPCAPDLCRAVAGAIARQRERLPELTRPQPCPLPRATSLPSLDTPGELREMPPGPEPPTSRKMHLAEPGPQSLPLLLGPEPNDLASGLYASVCKRASGPPGNEHLYENLCVLEASPTLHGGEPEPHEGPGSRSPTTSPIYHNGQDLSWPGPANDSTLEAQYRRLLELDQVEGTGRPDPQAGFKAKLVTLLSRERRKGPAPCDRP, from the exons ATGGACCCTCTGGAGACCCCTATCAAGGATGGCATCCTCTACCAGCAGCATGTCAAGTTTGGCAAG GGGACAGGGGAGGCCTCCTCAGGATCCACAGATGCCCAGTCTCCCAAGAGGGGCCTGGTCCCCATGGAGGAAAACTCCATCTACTCCTCCTGGCAGGAAG TGGGCGAGTTTCCCGTGGTGGTGCAGAGGACTGAGGCCGCCACCCGCTGCCAGCTGAAGGGGCCGGCCCTGCTGGTGCTGGGCCCAGACGCCATCCAGCTGAGGGAGGCCAAGGGCACCCAGGCCCTCTACAGCTGGCCCTACCACTTCCTGCGCAAGTTCGGCTCCGACAAG GGCGTGTTCTCCTTTGAGGCCGGCCGTCGCTGCCACTCGGGTGAGGGCCTCTTTGCCTTCAGCACCCCCTGTGCCCCTGACCTGTGCAGGGCTGTGGCCGGGGCCATCGCCCGCCAGCGGGAGCGGCTGCCAGAGCTGACcaggccccagccctgccccctgcCACGGGCCacctctctgccctccctggACACCCCCGGAGAGCTTCGGGAGATGCCACCAGGACCTGAGCCACCCACGTCCAGGAAAATGCACCTGGCCGAGCCCGGACCCCAGAGCCTGCCGCTACTGCTAGGCCCGGAGCCCAACGATCTGGCGTCCGGGCTCTACGCTTCAGTGTGCAAGCGTGCCAGTGGGCCCCCAGGCAATGAGCACCTCTATGAGAACCTGTGTGTGCTGGAGGCCAGCCCCACGCTGCACGGTGGGGAACCTGAGCCGCACGAGGGCCCCGGCAGCCGCAGCCCCACAACCAGTCCCATCTACCACAACGGCCAGGACTTGAGCTGGCCCGGCCCGGCCAACGACAGTACCCTGGAGGCCCAGTACCGGCGGCTGCTGGAGCTGGATCAGGTGGAGGGCACAGGCCGCCCTGACCCTCAGGCAGGTTTCAAGGCCAAGCTGGTGACCCTGCTGAGTCGTGAGCGGAGGAAGGGCCCAGCCCCTTGTGACCGGCCCTGA
- the DOK3 gene encoding docking protein 3 isoform X3: protein MDPLETPIKDGILYQQHVKFGKGTGEASSGSTDAQSPKRGLVPMEENSIYSSWQEVGEFPVVVQRTEAATRCQLKGPALLVLGPDAIQLREAKGTQALYSWPYHFLRKFGSDKILLGTPGVSLLICKGERTDDVSGIILDESLLRAYSVPGAGGHSRVQDSLGPVLREPTFQGERSFLKTSMLRSLLCSCSWRHPRSQPRTQASCLQGSDCPAPHRNSTSAAHTLGTS, encoded by the exons ATGGACCCTCTGGAGACCCCTATCAAGGATGGCATCCTCTACCAGCAGCATGTCAAGTTTGGCAAG GGGACAGGGGAGGCCTCCTCAGGATCCACAGATGCCCAGTCTCCCAAGAGGGGCCTGGTCCCCATGGAGGAAAACTCCATCTACTCCTCCTGGCAGGAAG TGGGCGAGTTTCCCGTGGTGGTGCAGAGGACTGAGGCCGCCACCCGCTGCCAGCTGAAGGGGCCGGCCCTGCTGGTGCTGGGCCCAGACGCCATCCAGCTGAGGGAGGCCAAGGGCACCCAGGCCCTCTACAGCTGGCCCTACCACTTCCTGCGCAAGTTCGGCTCCGACAAG ATACTTCTGGGAACCCCAGGcgtcagtctcctcatctgtaaaggagAGAGAACCGATGACGTATCAGGCATAATCCTTGATGAGAGTTTGCTGCGTGCCTACTCAGTGCCAGGCGCTGGGGGACACAGCCGTGTTCAGGACAGCCTTGGTCCTGTTCTCCGGGAGCCGACATTCCAGGGGGAGAGAAGTTTCCTGAAGACTTCCATGCTGCGTTCCCTCCTCTGCTCCTGCTCCTGGCGCCATCCTAGGAGCCAGCCACGCACGCAAGCGTCATGCCTCCAGGGCTCTGACTGCCCAGCCCCTCACCGCAACTCCACCTCAGCTGCACACACCCTTGGCACATCCTGA
- the DOK3 gene encoding docking protein 3 isoform 4 (isoform 4 is encoded by transcript variant 13), whose product MDPLETPIKDGILYQQHVKFGKCWRKVWALLYAGGPSGVARLESWEVRDGGLGAAGDRSAGPGRRGERRVIRLADCVSVLPADGESCPRDTGAFLLTTTERSHLLAAQHRQAWMGPICQLAFPGTGEASSGSTDAQSPKRGLVPMEENSIYSSWQEVGEFPVVVQRTEAATRCQLKGPALLVLGPDAIQLREAKGTQALYSWPYHFLRKFGSDKGVFSFEAGRRCHSGEGLFAFSTPCAPDLCRAVAGAIARQRERLPELTRPQPCPLPRATSLPSLDTPGELREMPPGPEPPTSRKMHLAEPGPQSLPLLLGPEPNDLASGLYASVCKRASGPPGNEHLYENLCVLEASPTLHGGEPEPHEGPGSRSPTTSPIYHNGQDLSWPGPANDSTLEAQYRRLLELDQVEGTGRPDPQAGFKAKLVTLLSRERRKGPAPCDRP is encoded by the exons ATGGACCCTCTGGAGACCCCTATCAAGGATGGCATCCTCTACCAGCAGCATGTCAAGTTTGGCAAG TGCTGGCGGAAGGTGTGGGCTCTGCTGTATGCAGGAGGCCCATCAGGCGTGGCACGGCTGGAGAGCTGGGAGGTCCGGGATGGTGGCCTGGGAGCAGCGGGTGACAGGTCGGCAGGGCCTGGCCGGCGAGGGGAGCGACGGGTCATCCGCCTGGCTGACTGTGTGTCCGTGCTGCCGGCTGACGGCGAGAGCTGCCCCCGGGACACCGGTGCCTTCCTGCTCACCACCACCGAGCGAAGCCATCTACTGGCTGCTCAGCACCGCCAGGCCTGGATGGGCCCCATCTGCCAGCTGGCCTTCCCG GGGACAGGGGAGGCCTCCTCAGGATCCACAGATGCCCAGTCTCCCAAGAGGGGCCTGGTCCCCATGGAGGAAAACTCCATCTACTCCTCCTGGCAGGAAG TGGGCGAGTTTCCCGTGGTGGTGCAGAGGACTGAGGCCGCCACCCGCTGCCAGCTGAAGGGGCCGGCCCTGCTGGTGCTGGGCCCAGACGCCATCCAGCTGAGGGAGGCCAAGGGCACCCAGGCCCTCTACAGCTGGCCCTACCACTTCCTGCGCAAGTTCGGCTCCGACAAG GGCGTGTTCTCCTTTGAGGCCGGCCGTCGCTGCCACTCGGGTGAGGGCCTCTTTGCCTTCAGCACCCCCTGTGCCCCTGACCTGTGCAGGGCTGTGGCCGGGGCCATCGCCCGCCAGCGGGAGCGGCTGCCAGAGCTGACcaggccccagccctgccccctgcCACGGGCCacctctctgccctccctggACACCCCCGGAGAGCTTCGGGAGATGCCACCAGGACCTGAGCCACCCACGTCCAGGAAAATGCACCTGGCCGAGCCCGGACCCCAGAGCCTGCCGCTACTGCTAGGCCCGGAGCCCAACGATCTGGCGTCCGGGCTCTACGCTTCAGTGTGCAAGCGTGCCAGTGGGCCCCCAGGCAATGAGCACCTCTATGAGAACCTGTGTGTGCTGGAGGCCAGCCCCACGCTGCACGGTGGGGAACCTGAGCCGCACGAGGGCCCCGGCAGCCGCAGCCCCACAACCAGTCCCATCTACCACAACGGCCAGGACTTGAGCTGGCCCGGCCCGGCCAACGACAGTACCCTGGAGGCCCAGTACCGGCGGCTGCTGGAGCTGGATCAGGTGGAGGGCACAGGCCGCCCTGACCCTCAGGCAGGTTTCAAGGCCAAGCTGGTGACCCTGCTGAGTCGTGAGCGGAGGAAGGGCCCAGCCCCTTGTGACCGGCCCTGA
- the PDLIM7 gene encoding PDZ and LIM domain protein 7 isoform 4 (isoform 4 is encoded by transcript variant 4), with protein sequence MDSFKVVLEGPAPWGFRLQGGKDFNVPLSISRLTPGGKAAQAGVAVGDWVLSIDGENAGSLTHIEAQNKIRACGERLSLGLSRAQPVQSKPQKASAPAADPPRYTFAPSVSLNKTARPFGAPPPADSAPQQNGQPLRPLVPDASKQRLMENTEDWRPRPGTGQSRSFRILAHLTGTEFMQDPDEEHLKKSREKYVLELQSPRYTRLRDWHHQRSAHVLNVQS encoded by the exons ATGGATTCCTTCAAAGTAGTGCTGGAGGGGCCAGCACCTTGGGGCTTCCGGCTGCAAGGGGGCAAGGACTTCAATGTGCCCCTCTCCATTTCCCGG CTCACTCCTGGGGGCAAAGCGGCGCAGGCCGGAGTGGCCGTGGGTGACTGGGTGCTGAGCATCGATGGCGAGAATGCGGGTAGCCTCACACACATCGAAGCTCAGAACAAGATCCGGGCCTGCGGGGAGCGCCTCAGCCTGGGCCTCAGCAG GGCCCAGCCGGTTCAGAGCAAACCGCAGAAG GCCTCCGCCCCCGCCGCGGACCCTCCGCGGTACACCTTTGCACCCAGCGTCTCCCTCAACAAGACGGCCCGGCCCTTTGGGGCGCCCCCGCCCGCTGACAGCGCCCCGCAGCAGAATGG ACAGCCGCTCCGACCGCTGGTCCCAGATGCCAGCAAGCAGCGGCTGATGGAGAACACAGAGGACTGGCGGCCGCGGCCGGGGACAGGCCAGTCGCGTTCCTTCCGCATCCTTGCCCACCTCACAGGCACCGAGTTCA TGCAAGACCCGGATGAGGAGCACCTGAAGAAATCAAG GGAAAAGTATGTCCTGGAGCTGCAGAGCCCACGCTACACCCGCCTCCGGGACTGGCACCACCAGCGCTCTGCCCACGTGCTCAACGTGCAGTCGTAG
- the DDX41 gene encoding probable ATP-dependent RNA helicase DDX41 isoform 1 (isoform 1 is encoded by transcript variant 1) has protein sequence MEESEPERKRARTDEVPAGGSRSEAEDEDDEDYVPYVPLRQRRQLLLQKLLQRRRKGAAEEEQQDSGSEPRGDEDDIPLGPQSNVSLLDQHQHLKEKAEARKESAKEKQLKEEEKILESVAEGRALMSVKEMAKGITYDDPIKTSWTPPRYVLSMSEERHERVRKKYHILVEGDGIPPPIKSFKEMKFPAAILRGLKKKGIHHPTPIQIQGIPTILSGRDMIGIAFTGSGKTLVFTLPVIMFCLEQEKRLPFSKREGPYGLIICPSRELARQTHGILEYYCRLLQEDSSPLLRCALCIGGMSVKEQMETIRHGVHMMVATPGRLMDLLQKKMVSLDICRYLALDEADRMIDMGFEGDIRTIFSYFKGQRQTLLFSATMPKKIQNFAKSALVKPVTINVGRAGAASLDVIQEVEYVKEEAKMVYLLECLQKTPPPVLIFAEKKADVDAIHEYLLLKGVEAVAIHGGKDQEERTKAIEAFREGKKDVLVATDVASKGLDFPAIQHVINYDMPEEIENYVHRIGRTGRSGNTGIATTFINKACDESVLMDLKALLLEAKQKVPPVLQVLHCGDESMLDIGGERGCAFCGGLGHRITDCPKLEAMQTKQVSNIGRKDYLAHSSMDF, from the exons ATGGAGGAGTCGGAACCCGAACGGAAG CGGGCTCGCACCGACGAGGTGCCTGCCGGAGGAAGCCGCTCCGAGGCGGAAGATGAGGACGACGAGGACTACGTGCCCTATGTGCCGTTACGGCAGCGCCGGCAGCTACTG CTCCAGAAGCTGCTGCAGCGAAGACGCAAGGGAGCTGCGGAGGAAGAGCAGCAGGACAGCGGTAGTGAACCCCGGGGAGATGAGGACGACATCCCGCTAGGCCCTCAGTCCAACGTCAGCCTCCTGGATCAGCACCAGCACCTTAAAGAGAAGGCTGAAG CGCGCAAAGAGTCTGCCAAGGAGAAGCAgctgaaggaagaagagaagatcCTGGAGAGTGTTGCCGAGGGCCGAG CATTGATGTCAGTGAAGGAGATGGCTAAGGGCATTACGTATGATGACCCCATCAAAACCAG CTGGACTCCACCCCGTTATGTTCTGAGCATGTCTGAAGAGCGACATGAGCGCGTGCGGAAGAAATACCACATCCTGGTGGAGGGAGACGGTATCCCACCACCCATCAAGAGCTTCAAGGAAATGAAGTTTCCTGCAG CCATCCTGAGAGGCCTGAAGAAGAAAGGCATTCACCACCCAACACCCATTCAGATCCAGGGCATCCCCACCAT TCTATCTGGCCGTGACATGATAGGCATCGCTTTCACGGGTTCAGGCAAGACACTGGTGTTCACGTTGCCCGTCATCATGTTCTGCCTGGAACAAGAGAAGAGGTTACCCTTCTCAAAGCGCGAGGGGCCCTATGGACTCATCATCTGCCCCTCG CGGGAGCTGGCCCGGCAGACCCATGGCATCCTGGAGTACTACTGCCGCCTGCTGCAGGAGGACAGCTCACCACTCCTGCGCTGCGCCCTCTGCATTGGGGGCATGTCCGTGAAAGAGCAGATGGAGACCATCCGACA CGGTGTACACATGATGGTGGCCACCCCGGGGCGCCTCATGGATTTGCTGCAGAAGAAGATGGTCAGCCTAGACATCTGTCGCTACCTGGCCCTGGACGAGGCTGACCGCATGATCGACATGGGCTTCGAGGGTGACATCCGTACCATCTTCTCCTACTTCAAG GGCCAGCGACAGACCCTGCTCTTCAGTGCCACCATGCCGAAGAAGATTCAGAACTTTGCTAAGAGTGCCCTTGTAAAGCCTGTGACCATCAATGTGGGGCGCGCTGGGGCTGCCAGCCTGGATGTCATCCAG GAGGTAGAATATGTGAAGGAGGAGGCCAAGATGGTGTACCTGCTCGAGTGCCTGCAGAAGACACCCCCGCCT GTACTCATCTTTGCAGAGAAGAAGGCAGACGTGGACGCCATCCACGAGTACCTGCTGCTCAAGGGGGTTGAGGCCGTAGCCATCCATGGGGGCAAAG ACCAGGAGGAACGGACTAAGGCCATCGAGGCATTCCGGGAGGGCAAGAAGGATGTCCTAGTAGCCACAGACGTTGCCTCCAAGGGCCTGGACTTCCCTGCCATCCAGCACGTCATCAATTATGACATGCCAGAGGAGATTGAGAACTATG TACACCGGATTGGCCGCACCGGGCGCTCGGGAAACACAGGCATCGCCACTACCTTCATCAACAAAGCGTGTG ATGAGTCAGTGCTGATGGACCTCAAAGCGCTGCTGctagaagccaagcagaaggTGCCGCCCGTGCTGCAGGTGCTGCATTGCGGGGATGAGTCCATGCTGGACATTGGAG GAGAGCGCGGCTGTGCCTTCTGCGGGGGCCTGGGTCATCGGATCACTGACTGCCCCAAACTCGAGGCTATGCAGACCAAGCAGGTCAGCAACATCGGTCGCAAGGACTACCTGGCCCACAGCTCCATGGACTTCTGA